A stretch of Linepithema humile isolate Giens D197 chromosome 3, Lhum_UNIL_v1.0, whole genome shotgun sequence DNA encodes these proteins:
- the LOC105676699 gene encoding hairy/enhancer-of-split related with YRPW motif protein 1 isoform X2 → MVTHSMDNILNMQYYPTNSHVDASVHSPPPRKRRCLNKEQDPMSHRIIEKRRRDRMNNCLADLSRLIPAEYLKKGRGRVEKTEIIEMAIRHMKHLQGLRQDTKHSPVTPVHTHPEDSVDSVSHSAAASTAAEHYRLGFQECLSETMHFLVEVEGFFARDALCVQLINHLQQHCDKILATSDRLGFPHPELPATNGAMNGAGYAHTSISTICQPNGGHSDHGSSSGVSSFGDPERPLLRPAIVPPPTIVSDDSNHSTHSHSTPPGTGTVSCRDRPTNYKFKSSIKQRFSAERVKSCSPPISNGAGTDKPPSSSSHGVPIFALHDAGSFYVPLTVEASLIRPHLSFIPDIGPDTVLHPVTISVNFKHSTPPAWTQQHSPTHQHQT, encoded by the exons CAAGATCCGATGTCGCACAGAATCATCGAGAAGCGTAGAAGAGATCGTATGAATAACTGCTTGGCTGACCTCAGCAGACTTATACCGGCGGAATATTTAAAGAAGGGTCGAGGTAGAGTGGAAAAAACGGAGATCATCGAGATGGCCATTCGTCACATGAAGCATCTTCAAGGTCTTCGACAAG ACACTAAGCACTCGCCCGTGACGCCAGTGCACACGCATCCCGAGGACAGCGTGGACAGTGTGTCCCACTCGGCTGCCGCCTCCACCGCGGCGGAGCATTACAGGCTGGGGTTTCAGGAATGCTTAAGCGAGACTATGCACTTCCTCGTGGAAGTCGAAGGTTTTTTCGCGAGGGACGCTCTCTGCGTGCAGCTTATCAATCATTTACAGCAGCATTGTGACAAAATCTTGGCCACGA GCGACCGATTAGGCTTTCCGCATCCCGAGCTGCCAGCGACGAACGGCGCGATGAACGGCGCCGGTTACGCGCACACAAGCATTTCGACGATATGCCAGCCGAACGGCGGTCACTCGGACCACGGTTCGAGCTCGGGCGTGAGCTCGTTTGGCGACCCGGAACGCCCGCTGTTACGGCCGGCGATCGTGCCGCCGCCAACAATCGTGAGTGACGACAGCAACCACAGCACCCACTCGCACAGCACGCCGCCCGGGACCGGGACTGTCTCCTGCCGAGACCGGCCGACCAATTACAAGTTCAAGAGCTCAATCAAGCAAAGGTTCTCAGCCGAGAGGGTGAAGTCGTGCTCGCCGCCGATATCGAACGGCGCTGGCACGGACAAGCCGCCGTCCTCCTCGTCCCACGGGGTACCAATCTTCGCCCTGCACGACGCCGGCTCCTTCTACGTGCCGCTGACAGTCGAGGCGTCCCTGATCAGGCCGCATCTGAGCTTCATTCCGGATATCGGGCCCGACACCGTACTTCATCCGGTCACGATATCAGTTAACTTTAAACATTCGACGCCGCCCGCGTGGACGCAGCAGCACAGCCCCACGCATCAGCATCAGACATAA
- the LOC105676698 gene encoding elongation factor 1-alpha, whose translation MGKEKIHINIVVIGHVDSGKSTTTGHLIYKCGGIDKRTIEKFEKEAQEMGKGSFKYAWVLDKLKAERERGITIDIALWKFETAKYYVTIIDAPGHRDFIKNMITGTSQADCAVLIVAAGIGEFEAGISKNGQTREHALLAFTLGVKQLIVGVNKMDMTDPPYSETRFEEIKKEVSSYIKKIGYNTASVAFVPISGWHGDNMLEPSPKTPWYKGWKVERKDGNADGKTLIEALDAILPPSRPTDKALRLPLQDVYKIGGIGTVPVGRVETGILKPGMLVTFAPAALTTEVKSVEMHHEALTEALPGDNVGFNVKNISVKELRRGYVAGDSKNQPPRGAADFTAQVIVLNHPGQISNGYTPVLDCHTAHIACKFAEIKEKCDRRTGKTTEENPKSIKSGDAAIVMLQPTKPMCVEAFQEFPPLGRFAVRDMRQTVAVGVIKSVTFKDTQGKVTKAAEKAQKKK comes from the exons ATGGGCAAGGAGAAGATCCACATAAACATCGTGGTGATCGGCCACGTGGACTCCGGCAAGTCCACGACGACCGGCCACCTGATCTACAAATGCGGCGGCATCGACAAGCGGACGATCGAGAAGTTCGAGAAGGAGGCGCAGGAGATGGGCAAGGGCTCGTTCAAGTACGCCTGGGTGCTGGACAAGCTTAAGGCGGAGCGCGAGCGCGGCATCACCATCGACATCGCCCTGTGGAAGTTCGAGACGGCCAAGTACTACGTGACCATCATCGACGCGCCGGGCCACCGCGACTTCATCAAAAACATGATCACCGGCACCAGCCAGGCGGACTGCGCCGTATTGATCGTCGCCGCGGGTATCGGCGAGTTCGAGGCCGGGATCTCGAAGAACGGGCAGACCCGCGAGCACGCGCTGCTCGCGTTCACGCTGGGCGTGAAGCAGCTGATCGTCGGCGTCAACAAGATGGACATGACCGATCCGCCGTACTCGGAGACCCGCTTCGAGGAGATCAAGAAGGAGGTGTCGTCGTACATCAAGAAGATCGGCTACAACACCGCCTCGGTCGCCTTCGTGCCGATCTCCGGCTGGCACGGCGACAACATGCTCGAACCGTCCCCGAAGACGCCCTGGTACAAAGGCTGGAAGGTGGAGCGCAAGGACGGCAATGCCGACGGCAAGACGCTCATCGAGGCGCTCGACGCCATCCTGCCGCCCTCCAGGCCCACCGACAAGGCCCTGCGACTGCCGCTCCAGGATGTCTACAAGATCGGCGGGATCGGAACGGTGCCTGTCGGTCGTGTGGAGACTGGTATCCTGAAACCAG GTATGTTGGTGACCTTTGCGCCGGCCGCCCTCACCACTGAGGTGAAATCCGTCGAGATGCATCACGAGGCGCTGACGGAGGCCCTGCCCGGCGACAACGTCGGCTTCAACGTGAAAAACATCTCCGTGAAGGAGCTGAGGCGCGGTTACGTGGCCGGCGATTCGAAAAATCAACCGCCGCGCGGAGCCGCCGACTTCACCGCCCAGGTGATCGTGCTGAATCACCCGGGACAGATCAGCAACGGCTACACACCGGTGCTCGATTGCCACACCGCTCACATCGCCTGCAAATTCGCCGAAATCAAAGAGAAGTGCGACCGTCGTACCGGCAAGACCACCGAGGAAAATCCGAAGAGCATCAAAAGCGGCGATGCCGCCATCGTAATGCTGCAGCCGACCAAGCCGATGTGCGTCGAGGCCTTCCAGGAGTTTCCGCCTCTCGGCCGCTTCGCGGTCCGCGATATGCGTCAGACTGTCGCCGTGGGTGTTATCAAG AGCGTCACCTTCAAAGACACCCAGGGCAAGGTAACAAAGGCCGCGGAGAAAGCCCAGAAGAAAAAGTAA